One part of the Arabidopsis thaliana chromosome 1 sequence genome encodes these proteins:
- the MKK10 gene encoding MAP kinase kinase 10 (MAP kinase kinase 10 (MKK10); FUNCTIONS IN: MAP kinase kinase activity, kinase activity; INVOLVED IN: protein amino acid phosphorylation; EXPRESSED IN: flower; EXPRESSED DURING: 4 anthesis; CONTAINS InterPro DOMAIN/s: Protein kinase, ATP binding site (InterPro:IPR017441), Protein kinase, catalytic domain (InterPro:IPR000719), Serine/threonine-protein kinase domain (InterPro:IPR002290), Serine/threonine-protein kinase-like domain (InterPro:IPR017442), Protein kinase-like domain (InterPro:IPR011009), Serine/threonine-protein kinase, active site (InterPro:IPR008271); BEST Arabidopsis thaliana protein match is: MAP kinase kinase 7 (TAIR:AT1G18350.1); Has 118138 Blast hits to 117005 proteins in 3829 species: Archae - 179; Bacteria - 13665; Metazoa - 43818; Fungi - 11268; Plants - 29728; Viruses - 540; Other Eukaryotes - 18940 (source: NCBI BLink).), producing the protein MTLVRERRHQEPLTLSIPPLIYHGTAFSVASSSSSSPETSPIQTLNDLEKLSVLGQGSGGTVYKTRHRRTKTLYALKVLRPNLNTTVTVEADILKRIESSFIIKCYAVFVSLYDLCFVMELMEKGSLHDALLAQQVFSEPMVSSLANRILQGLRYLQKMGIVHGDIKPSNLLINKKGEVKIADFGASRIVAGGDYGSNGTCAYMSPERVDLEKWGFGGEVGFAGDVWSLGVVVLECYIGRYPLTKVGDKPDWATLFCAICCNEKVDIPVSCSLEFRDFVGRCLEKDWRKRDTVEELLRHSFVKNR; encoded by the coding sequence ATGACACTTGTTAGAGAACGACGTCACCAAGAACCTCTCACACTCTCTATTCCACCACTTATTTACCACGGCACCGCCTTCTCCGTggcatcttcttcatcgtcaaGCCCTGAAACATCGCCGATTCAAACCTTAAACGATCTCGAGAAACTCTCCGTTTTAGGACAAGGAAGCGGTGGGACAGTCTACAAAACCCGTCACCGGAGAACCAAAACGCTTTACGCCTTAAAAGTCCTCCGGCCAAATCTCAACACCACGGTCACCGTCGAAGCCGACATCCTCAAGCGAATCGAATCGAGTTTTATCATTAAATGCTATGCcgtttttgttagtttataCGATCTCTGTTTCGTGATGGAGCTTATGGAGAAAGGATCTCTCCATGACGCGTTACTTGCTCAACAAGTTTTCTCCGAGCCAATGGTATCGAGTCTCGCTAACAGAATCCTCCAAGGGTTACGTTATCTGCAAAAAATGGGAATAGTTCATGGAGACATAAAGCCTTCAAATCTCCTTATTAATAAGAAAGGAGAGGTCAAGATTGCGGATTTTGGAGCAAGTAGGATAGTAGCCGGAGGAGACTATGGATCGAATGGGACATGTGCTTATATGAGTCCTGAACGTGTAGATCTAGAGAAATGGGGTTTTGGAGGAGAAGTTGGATTTGCAGGAGATGTGTGGTCATTAGGAGTTGTGGTTCTTGAGTGTTACATTGGAAGATATCCATTGACCAAAGTTGGGGATAAACCGGATTGGGCGACATTATTTTGTGCAATTTGCTGCAATGAGAAGGTGGATATTCCAGTGAGTTGTTCGTTGgagtttagagattttgttgGGAGATGTTTGGAGAAGGATTGGAGGAAGAGAGACACTGTGGAAGAGCTTCTTCGTCATTCTTTTGTGAAAAACAGATAG
- the GulLO1 gene encoding D-arabinono-1,4-lactone oxidase family protein (D-arabinono-1,4-lactone oxidase family protein; FUNCTIONS IN: oxidoreductase activity, D-arabinono-1,4-lactone oxidase activity, FAD binding, catalytic activity; INVOLVED IN: oxidation reduction; LOCATED IN: endomembrane system, membrane; EXPRESSED IN: 10 plant structures; EXPRESSED DURING: L mature pollen stage, LP.04 four leaves visible, 4 anthesis, C globular stage, petal differentiation and expansion stage; CONTAINS InterPro DOMAIN/s: D-arabinono-1,4-lactone oxidase (InterPro:IPR007173), FAD-binding, type 2 (InterPro:IPR016166), Plant-specific FAD-dependent oxidoreductase (InterPro:IPR010030), FAD linked oxidase, N-terminal (InterPro:IPR006094); BEST Arabidopsis thaliana protein match is: D-arabinono-1,4-lactone oxidase family protein (TAIR:AT5G56490.1); Has 2573 Blast hits to 2542 proteins in 768 species: Archae - 19; Bacteria - 1742; Metazoa - 82; Fungi - 220; Plants - 254; Viruses - 0; Other Eukaryotes - 256 (source: NCBI BLink).), which produces MAFWLSLIFFCFCTFASSTPPDDPVKCESGNNMCTVTNSYGAFPDRSICEAAKVEYPKTEAELVSIVAAATRAGQKVRVVTRYVHSIPKLVCTDGKDGVLISTKFLNNVVGTNPEAKTLTVESGVTLRQLIGEAAELELALPHAPYWWGLTVGGLMGTGAHGSSLWGKGSAVHDYVSEIRMVSPGLASDGYVKVRVLSETIDPDEFRAAKVSLGVLGVISQVTFQLQPMFKRSLTFVMQNDSDFGDQAVTFGEKHEFADFLWLPSQGKVVYRMDDRVPVNTSGNGLFDFFPFRPQLSVALAIIRSLEESEESSGDANDKCARAEQITSFLFSISYGVTNNGMEFTGYPVIGKQNHMMSSGTCLDSHQDGLITSCPWDPRIKGQFFHQTAFSIPLTRVKGFINDIKALVKIEPKSLCALERSNGILIRYVTSSPAFLGKEEKALDFDLTYYRSKDDPLAPRLYEDFIEEIEQMAIFKYNALPHWGKNRNLAFDGVIRKYKNANTFLKVKERFDPLGLFSTEWTNQILGLKGNVTIVKEGCALEGLCVCSDDAHCAPKKGYLCRPGKVYTKARVCTHVKSVNGYDDHTKFNLMFNRI; this is translated from the exons ATGGCATTTTGGttaagtttgatatttttctgcTTTTGCACATTTGCATCCTCAACTCCACCGGATGATCCGGTCAAGTGTGAGTCAGGAAACAACATGTGCACTGTGACGAACTCGTACGGAGCCTTCCCCGACCGTTCTATATGTGAAGCGGCAAAGGTGGAGTACCCCAAGACCGAGGCTGAGTTAGTCTCTATAGTGGCTGCAGCCACTAGAGCCGGCCAAAAAGTGCGGGTTGTGACTCGGTACGTTCACAGCATCCCAAAGCTCGTTTGTACTGATGGAAAGGACGGTGTTCTCATAAGCACCAAGTTTTTAAACAACGTGGTGGGAACCAATCCCGAAGCCAAGACTTTGACAGTTGAGAGCGGTGTGACGTTAAGGCAGCTTATCGGAGAAGCGGCTGAATTGGAGCTGGCTTTGCCACACGCACCATATTGGTGGGGACTCACGGTTGGAGGATTGATGGGGACAGGTGCTCATGGAAGTTCGTTGTGGGGTAAAGGAAGTGCGGTTCATGATTATGTGAGTGAGATAAGAATGGTGAGTCCCGGTTTGGCTTCTGATGGGTATGTTAAGGTTCGGGTTCTTAGCGAGACAATAGATCCTGATGAATTTCGTGCAGCCAAAGTTTCTCTAGGCGTTCTAGGTGTTATCTCTCAAGTAACTTTCCAGTTGCAACCAATGTTCAAGAGATCGTTAACCTTTGTTATGCAAAACGATTCGGATTTCGGAGATCAAGCCGTGACTTTCGGGGAAAAACATGAGTTTGCAGATTTCTTATGGTTACCAAGCCAAGGCAAAGTGGTGTATCGAATGGACGACCGAGTTCCGGTCAACACTTCAGGCAATGGCTTGTTCGACTTTTTCCCATTCCGTCCACAACTCTCTGTAGCGTTAGCCATCATTAGATCCTTAG AGGAGAGTGAAGAGTCATCCGGAGATGCAAACGACAAGTGTGCGAGAGCAGAGCAAATAAcgtcgtttttgttttccatctCCTACGGTGTGACTAACAATG GTATGGAATTCACAGGCTATCCGGTGATCGGAAAGCAAAACCATATGATGTCGTCGGGTACATGTCTAGACAGCCATCAGGACGGACTGATCACGTCTTGTCCTTGGGATCCACGGATAAAAGGCCAATTCTTTCACCAAACAGCATTCAGTATCCCTCTCACACGTGTCAAAGGTTTCATCAACGACATCAAAGCACTCGTAAAGATTGAACCGAAATCTCTCTGCGCCCTTGAACGCAGCAATGGTATCCTCATCCGTTATGTGACATCCTCTCCTGCTTTTCttgggaaagaagaaaaagctttaGATTTTGACCTAACTTACTACCGAAGCAAAGATGATCCCTTAGCACCACGTCTCTACGAGGATTTCATCGAAGAGATCGAACAAATGGCGATATTTAAATACAATGCATTGCCACATTGGGGGAAGAATAGGAACCTAGCGTTTGATGGCGTGATTAGAAAGTACAAGAACGCAAACACGTTTTTGaaagtaaaagagagatttgatcCTTTAGGGTTGTTTTCGACGGAATGGACCAACCAAATTCTAGGTTTAAAAGGAAACGTGACGATTGTGAAAGAAGGATGTGCCTTGGAAGGACTTTGTGTTTGTTCGGATGATGCTCATTGTGCTCCCAAGAAAGGTTATTTGTGTCGACCAGGTAAAGTTTATACAAAGGCTAGAGTTTGTACTCATGTAAAATCAGTAAATGGCTATGACGATCAtaccaaatttaatttgatgtttaATCGTATAtga
- the SAMBA gene encoding valine-tRNA ligase (unknown protein; Has 28 Blast hits to 28 proteins in 9 species: Archae - 0; Bacteria - 0; Metazoa - 0; Fungi - 0; Plants - 28; Viruses - 0; Other Eukaryotes - 0 (source: NCBI BLink).) — protein MNGASPAHSLVSTTAVAGGGGSSGAAAGLDDFHFPPDIPSMQERKDEAMRVLKADLMTELDKEVKSLEEDSWMFEGPRSRIHLISRRGNFLKKGGEVKLW, from the exons ATGAACGGCGCTTCTCCGGCTCATTCATTGGTTTCGACGACCGCCGTAGCTGGTGGAGGTGGAAGCAGTGGCGCCGCCGCTGGTCTAGACGATTTCCATTTTCCACCGGATATTCCCTCAATGCAAGAGCGAAAAGACGAAGCTATGCGTG tttTGAAAGCTGATTTGATGACTGAACTTGACAAAGAGGTTAAGTCTTTGGAAGAAGATAGTTGGATGTTCGAAGGTCCTCGTTCTCGAATCCATCTTATATCCAGAAGAg GTAATTTTCTAAAGAAAGGAGGTGAAGTGAAGCTATGGTGA